A region from the Gammaproteobacteria bacterium genome encodes:
- a CDS encoding PEP-CTERM sorting domain-containing protein: protein MILRNYQFIKPNKKVKAGLRSGGFKHCSVITLESPAPAAVPEPSTWMLLGVGAVSIWINNKRQYFHYNQRLNHGRGKMKTKNILRDSALLIFSLLLAAGSALGAPNDPSGGLCDNLDPSSGLFSTCIQAHSAKNRIEHLQSKNASANAVLKAHAALDASIAQYALLGGGVIPGFAPPPQTCPCWTAAQLETLAEQTLSCGAATAIGDSLGFGISGWDIAATPPFVFVEDYEQAYIPRPAFTPSCALHVAGTQDFIVNPITVEQWDACKVAILAECSARGF from the coding sequence TTGATTTTGCGAAATTACCAATTCATTAAACCCAATAAAAAAGTAAAAGCCGGGCTTAGAAGTGGCGGTTTCAAGCATTGTAGTGTCATTACTTTGGAGTCTCCGGCACCCGCCGCAGTTCCAGAGCCCAGTACATGGATGCTTCTGGGTGTTGGCGCTGTTTCAATATGGATAAACAACAAGAGACAGTATTTTCACTATAATCAACGGCTTAACCATGGGAGAGGGAAAATGAAAACGAAAAACATACTACGCGATAGTGCTTTATTAATCTTCAGTCTATTGCTCGCAGCGGGGAGCGCACTGGGGGCTCCAAATGACCCCTCAGGTGGCTTGTGCGATAATCTCGACCCTTCGAGCGGACTATTCTCAACTTGTATACAAGCTCATAGCGCCAAAAACCGCATCGAGCATTTGCAGAGCAAGAATGCGTCTGCAAATGCGGTCCTGAAGGCGCATGCCGCCCTAGATGCCTCCATAGCGCAGTACGCTTTGCTGGGCGGGGGAGTGATCCCTGGGTTCGCGCCTCCACCTCAGACGTGCCCATGTTGGACAGCGGCCCAGCTAGAGACGTTGGCCGAGCAAACGTTAAGTTGTGGTGCCGCCACTGCGATAGGTGATTCCTTAGGCTTTGGAATTAGCGGCTGGGATATAGCTGCCACACCGCCTTTTGTTTTCGTAGAGGATTATGAGCAGGCGTACATACCCCGTCCCGCGTTTACACCATCCTGTGCCTTGCACGTAGCGGGGACTCAGGATTTTATCGTCAACCCCATCACAGTAGAACAATGGGATGCGTGTAAAGTCGCGATACTCGCGGAATGCTCAGCAAGAGGGTTTTGA